A section of the Streptomyces sp. SLBN-118 genome encodes:
- a CDS encoding glycoside hydrolase family 26 protein, translated as MRITTPRVLAVLCAALLSWYTFQVAPGLADRERRAAAARADAVLPPTTVLPDEKPAPHRPSQRPAVAFPAVGKAFIGVFTSAGAHDFTEGAGFARQTGHRPQVYEFSADWESDRFDAEAINRVARRGMLPLVAWEPWDHKAEADEPTLRGEQSEYRLSRIIHGSFDRYIRSWARGIKSLRYPVAIRLAHEMNGYWYPWCEQSNGNRRGEYVRAWRHVHKIFDAVGAHNALWVWSPNVSYTNSTPLNRLYPGDEYVDWVGLSGYYGTVGKENYQSFDRLFMPTRTEIRRFTRRPLVITELGATDAAGRKAEWITEMFRSLPRHGDIIGIIWYQAVKEIDWRVGTNRASSAAFTAGASASRYQQPWQPYMTPRVR; from the coding sequence GTGAGGATCACCACGCCACGGGTGCTCGCGGTGCTGTGTGCCGCTCTCCTGTCCTGGTACACCTTCCAGGTGGCACCGGGCCTGGCGGACCGCGAACGCCGAGCGGCAGCCGCACGCGCCGACGCCGTGCTGCCCCCGACGACCGTCCTGCCCGACGAGAAGCCTGCGCCGCACCGCCCCTCCCAGCGGCCCGCGGTCGCTTTCCCCGCCGTGGGAAAGGCGTTCATCGGCGTCTTCACGTCGGCGGGCGCCCATGACTTCACCGAAGGGGCCGGCTTCGCCCGGCAGACCGGGCATCGCCCGCAGGTGTACGAGTTCTCGGCCGACTGGGAGAGCGATCGGTTCGACGCCGAGGCCATCAACCGTGTCGCCAGGCGAGGCATGCTTCCCCTGGTCGCCTGGGAGCCCTGGGACCACAAGGCCGAGGCCGACGAACCCACGCTGCGTGGCGAGCAGTCCGAGTACCGGCTGTCGAGAATCATTCACGGCTCCTTCGACCGGTACATCAGGTCATGGGCGCGGGGCATCAAGTCGCTCCGCTACCCGGTGGCCATCCGCCTCGCCCACGAGATGAACGGCTACTGGTACCCCTGGTGCGAGCAGTCCAACGGCAACCGCCGCGGGGAGTACGTGCGGGCGTGGCGTCACGTCCACAAGATCTTTGACGCGGTGGGAGCACATAACGCCCTGTGGGTGTGGAGCCCCAACGTCAGCTACACCAACTCGACGCCGCTCAACCGGCTCTATCCGGGAGACGAGTACGTGGACTGGGTGGGCCTGTCCGGCTACTACGGCACGGTGGGCAAGGAGAACTACCAGTCGTTCGACCGCCTCTTCATGCCGACGAGGACCGAGATACGGCGCTTCACCCGCAGACCGCTCGTCATCACCGAACTCGGCGCCACGGACGCCGCCGGACGCAAAGCAGAGTGGATCACCGAGATGTTCCGTTCACTGCCTCGCCACGGCGACATCATCGGCATCATCTGGTACCAGGCGGTCAAGGAGATCGACTGGCGCGTGGGCACGAACCGCGCATCCTCGGCCGCCTTCACCGCCGGGGCGTCGGCGAGCCGGTACCAGCAGCCGTGGCAGCCGTATATGACGCCGCGCGTGCGATGA
- a CDS encoding C40 family peptidase, producing the protein MLAPGASAAAERAVAAACAQVAADVWYTWGGGHGPHPGATYGQVDPTDPASEHDPERLGFDCSGLVRFAYAQATGSDILNGVAGAQYYTHRAADRFTAAQGLAPLLPGDLLAWGNSRQLHHIAIYLGAGKMVEAKQSGTKLMVSDVRLNGDYYGAVRVNTGPVSGRIFQTWGTGVWTKAQPSVKAARVYAFPQATTIRVECQKHAELVTSDGYTNDAWSYLPDYKAWVTNIYIQGPAWLEGVPTCTF; encoded by the coding sequence GTGCTGGCGCCGGGAGCCTCCGCGGCGGCCGAGCGCGCCGTCGCCGCCGCGTGCGCGCAGGTCGCGGCGGATGTCTGGTACACGTGGGGCGGCGGCCACGGCCCGCACCCCGGCGCGACGTACGGGCAGGTGGATCCCACCGACCCGGCCAGCGAGCACGATCCCGAGCGGCTCGGCTTCGACTGCTCCGGTCTCGTGCGCTTCGCCTACGCCCAGGCCACCGGGTCCGACATCCTCAACGGCGTCGCCGGCGCCCAGTACTACACACATCGCGCGGCCGATCGCTTCACCGCCGCCCAGGGCCTCGCCCCGCTGCTCCCCGGCGACCTGCTGGCCTGGGGCAACTCCCGTCAACTGCACCACATCGCCATCTATCTCGGCGCGGGCAAGATGGTGGAGGCCAAGCAGTCCGGCACCAAACTCATGGTCAGCGACGTGCGGCTGAACGGCGACTACTACGGAGCGGTCCGCGTCAACACCGGACCGGTGAGCGGGCGCATCTTCCAGACCTGGGGCACCGGCGTCTGGACCAAGGCCCAGCCGTCGGTCAAGGCCGCGCGCGTCTACGCCTTCCCGCAGGCAACGACGATCCGCGTCGAGTGCCAGAAGCACGCCGAACTGGTCACCTCGGACGGCTACACCAACGACGCCTGGTCCTACCTGCCCGACTACAAGGCGTGGGTCACGAACATCTACATCCAAGGTCCCGCGTGGCTGGAGGGGGTCCCCACCTGTACCTTCTGA
- a CDS encoding GPP34 family phosphoprotein — protein MTTPRDLLIIAIDRASGHPVEQGDLSLALAGAEVIDLLGAEAIRLDDDRIVPGLRPALPDRLLDEAASSLAVEAPYESVDDWLWRRGRGLSAAYLAALEAEGQLFRPRRHRWLPSGNSRTELVDSPTRRRAAERWTSGEPVLGALAAAVGVRDERTADAPGLSDDAVARVLGAVHDAVSELAGERQRRAIEDAAFDNVWRGD, from the coding sequence ATGACCACACCACGGGACTTGTTGATCATTGCCATCGACAGGGCGTCCGGCCACCCTGTGGAGCAAGGCGACCTCTCGCTTGCGCTCGCAGGGGCCGAGGTGATCGATCTCCTGGGTGCCGAAGCCATCAGGCTGGACGACGATCGCATTGTGCCGGGCCTCCGGCCGGCCCTTCCCGATCGCCTGTTGGACGAGGCCGCCTCTTCCCTCGCCGTCGAAGCGCCGTACGAGTCGGTCGACGACTGGCTGTGGCGCCGAGGGCGCGGGCTGTCCGCGGCCTACCTGGCCGCCCTCGAGGCGGAAGGGCAGCTCTTTCGGCCACGCCGCCACCGCTGGTTGCCTTCCGGGAACAGCCGGACGGAGCTTGTCGATTCGCCCACCCGCCGCCGGGCTGCGGAACGCTGGACATCGGGTGAGCCCGTCCTCGGCGCGCTGGCAGCGGCCGTCGGGGTCCGCGACGAGCGGACCGCTGACGCCCCGGGCCTGTCCGACGACGCGGTGGCGAGAGTGCTCGGCGCCGTTCACGACGCGGTGAGCGAATTGGCAGGCGAACGGCAACGGCGAGCCATCGAGGACGCGGCTTTCGACAACGTCTGGCGAGGCGATTGA